A genome region from Triticum aestivum cultivar Chinese Spring chromosome 2B, IWGSC CS RefSeq v2.1, whole genome shotgun sequence includes the following:
- the LOC123045320 gene encoding ACT domain-containing protein ACR6 codes for MALADDHDEYAKLVRGMNPPRVVIDNEASDDATVIRVDSVNSHGTLLAVVQVIADLNLVIRKAYFSSDGSWFMDVFNVTDRDGNKVLDTPTISYIQTTLEAEDCYYPEVRNTVGIVPSEEYTSIELTGTDRPGLLSEVCAVLAGMQCAVRSAELWTHNTRVAAVVQVTDAAKAAGGAIEDKARIADISRRLDNLLRGQNGVRAAAAASLTHKERRLHQMMFEDRDYGAAGRPDPRTDVSVTHCAERGYTVVVVRCRDRPKLLFDTVCTITDMQYVVHHGTVSSEPGGGAYQEYYIRHVDGHPVSSEAERRRVVQCLEAAVERRTADGLELEVRTDDRAGLLSDVTRIFRENGLTIRRAEISSEDGEAVDTFYLSDPQGHPVEAKTIEAIRAQIGEAALRVKNNPLADDGGSSSEVAAGSTAFLFGNLFKFYRPFQNFGLIKLY; via the exons ATGGCTCTCGCAGACGACCACGACGAGTACGCGAAGCTAGTCCGGGGGATGAACCCGCCGAG GGTTGTGATCGACAACGAAGCCTCCGACGACGCAACCGTCATCCGGGTGGACAGCGTCAACAGCCACGGCaccctcctcgccgtcgtccaggtCATCGCCGACCTCAACCTCGTCATCCGCAAGGCCTACTTCTCCTCCGACGGCAGCTGGTTCATGGACG TGTTCAATGTCACTGACCGTGACGGGAACAAGGTTCTTGACACGCCAACCATCTCCTACATCCAGACG ACGTTGGAAGCCGAGGACTGCTACTACCCGGAGGTGCGCAACACGGTGGGCATCGTGCCGTCGGAGGAGTACACGTCGATCGAGCTCACGGGCACCGACCGCCCGGGCCTGCTCTCCGAGGTGTGCGCGGTGCTCGCCGGCATGCAGTGCGCGGTCCGGAGCGCCGAGCTCTGGACGCACAACACGCGCGTCGCGGCCGTCGTGCAGGTCACGGACGCGGCCAAAGCCGCGGGCGGCGCCATCGAGGACAAGGCCCGCATCGCCGACATCAGCCGGCGCCTCGACAACCTGCTGCGCGGGCAGAACGGCGTGCGAGCGGCGGCCGCGGCGAGCCTGACGCACAAGGAGCGCCGCCTGCACCAGATGATGTTCGAGGACAGGGACTACGGCGCCGCCGGACGGCCGGACCCGCGGACGGATGTCTCCGTGACGCACTGCGCCGAGCGCGGGTACACCGTGGTGGTGGTCCGGTGCAGGGACCGGCCCAAGCTGCTGTTCGACACCGTGTGCACCATCACCGACATGCAGTACGTCGTCCACCACGGCACCGTGAGCTCCGAGCCGGGCGGCGGCGCCTACCAGGAGTACTACATCAGGCACGTGGACGGCCACCCGGTGAGCTCCGAGGCCGAGCGCCGGCGCGTCGTCCAGTGCCTCGAGGCGGCCGTGGAGCGCCGCACTGCCGACGGGCTGGAGCTGGAGGTCCGCACCGACGACCGCGCCGGCCTGCTCTCCGACGTCACCCGCATCTTCCGGGAGAACGGGCTGACGATACGGCGCGCCGAGATATCGTCCGAGGACGGGGAGGCCGTGGACACCTTCTACCTGTCGGACCCGCAGGGCCACCCAGTGGAAGCCAAGACGATCGAGGCCATCCGCGCGCAGATCGGCGAGGCCGCGCTGCGGGTAAAGAACAACCCGCTGGCCGACGACGGCGGTTCCAGCTCCGAGGTCGCCGCCGGCTCGACGGCATTCCTCTTCGGGAACCTCTTCAAGTTCTACCGTCCGTTCCAGAACTTCGGCCTCATCAAGCTCTACTAG